From the Callospermophilus lateralis isolate mCalLat2 chromosome 10, mCalLat2.hap1, whole genome shotgun sequence genome, the window TCATAGTTCTTCAGGCAAGGGCACAGGCAGCGAACAACAGCCCTGCGGATGTAGCTGTCAAACACATAGTAAATTACAGGGTTGACACAACTGTTGGCAAATGCCAACGGCCCACTCACCTCCATGCCCCGCTGGAGAAGAGCTGAAGAAAAATGGAGTTTTGGCTGCAATCCAGAAATAATGGCCAGGAGCTTGAAAGTATTAAAGGGTAGCCAGGAGAAGACAAAGGCTGTCACGACAATAAAGATGATCTTTATGGATTTTCTCAGCTTTTTGTTATGCTTTCCTGATTGCTGGTAATGGACACACAGCTTTCTTGTGATGCAACAGTAGCAGGTTACAATGCTCAGCAAGGGGACAAAAAAAGTGAATATCAAGGTTACCAGGGCCCATGTCAATTTTGCTGAAGTAGCCCTCTTCTCAGCACAGTATGGCTTACCATCAATCAATGTGAGCTCCCTGGACAAAACAGTTGGTAATCCCAGAAGGCAGGAGACAAGCCAGACACAGGTACAGACTCCATATGCACAGTCTCTTCTTCTGAATTTCCTGGATATGGCTGGACACATGATGGCCAGGTACCGGTCAACACTCATACAAGTGAGCAAGAAGACACTGCAGTGCATGTTGACTGAGATCATGTAGGAGCTGCCTTTGCACAGGAAGGAGCCTGTCCTCCACAATCCTAGAGATGCTTCCTTATCCACCCAGAGAGGCAATGTGACAAGGAAAATGAAGTCAGAGGCAGCCAGGTTGATGATAAAGATGTCAATTAATCGTCGGCTGCCACGTTTGAAATACAATGCCCCAATCAGGATGAGGTTCCCCAATACTCCAGTCAGGAACACAGCTGTGTAAAAGATGGGAAGGAAGACAGATGTGTAAGGAATGTGGGAGTGGGTCTCCTTGCCATCAGAGTTTGGACTGGTAGCATAGTAATAATCCAAATAAACCGAGGTTGCTTCTGGGTCCATCACTGAAGATCAGATACCAAATCTGGTAAGTTCCCTTACCTAGAAGGTTTTGGTATGAATTTTAGAAATCTCAAAGGAGCTTCTTTTATatggtgctgttttttttttcttccctttaaagATTTTGGACAAGCAtgaaaacagatttaaaaaaaagtgcAGTTTCTACCAATCTTCAGAAAGGGCCCACAAGGAACACCACTCTGATTGGTTTTGGTTGGTTGTGGTTGTGGTTTTCTTTATTTGCACTTGCCCATGAAACTGAGTtgctttttaacttctttattcaacatatttgtttttttttttgtttaaattcaGAAATTAAGAATTGAACTTTTAAATTCTCACCTCTTTTAAAATCTTTGCTTTTCTGACACTGAATTCTTTTGATATAGCCTTCTGTTTCACCTTTTAAGATACTCTTTTGCTTTTAGATCTGGAAGGTATTCATAATAAAGATACACTTTTGTGTTTGCTATCGGTGATATATGAAGAATATTAGTCTTTTATTTCATAAAGAGTGAATTGCAAGCTTGCCAAGTCATACCAGTCTGCACCTATGGCAAACATTATGATTGAAATTAGGGCATTAGAGCTTTCCTATTTTATTCGGCTTTCATTTCATACATAATCAACCAAGTCTGgttcaatgattaaaaaaaaagaaatctccaaAAGCCTgcaatcttttatttttactattatttcAAATTTTTCATCATAGCTAGCATAGTAACTCCTGCACAGTTGGTGCCTTGGGAATGTTAATTTATAAGATTTGCTTCCGaaaattctcatttttctgacctagtataattataaattaatttgtTTGGCAGGCACTGTTATTTGTGAACCCCACatacacttttaaaaatcaaaaactgCTATTTTTACCCTCTTCTTTGATATTGTACCTCAACCAACGAAGTTCCCTTTTGTTAAGAGTTAACGTCCTTGAATTGATTTTTCTCCTACTAACCTTCAATAATTACCCTTCATCAGATTCCTGATTGCCTCTGACCTTTCCTTCATTATATCACACTTTTGTAGTGGTGAAATATTTTTTTGGCTGTTCCTTAAATACCTCCACACATCAGCAAACCTCAGTTGTGGAACCACTGATCAGGCAGCAGACACAAGGTATCATAAATGAGCTGCCAGCAGAGGCACTCTAAAAAGGGAAGATTTTtggtataattaaaatatttgagaaaCAGGATGAAACAGAAAGGACTCCATTCACAGAGTTTTcacatgttttcttttatatacgaAGGCCATAGTAAAATTTAACAAAATTTGAAATTGTCtctattaatttcatttttgtgCTGGCCAAATGGCTCAAGGTTCTCTGGTACCCCCCTTTCCTTCTCTGCATTTCATTTAatgtccaaaattccagtttcagGTGGGTATAACCATTACATAGAAGAACGTATGCATGTAGATAAAAATATAATTGTTAAACCCTTAAAgtcttttctgtaaaattttgATCTTTTTCAGTAATTGGAATATTGAAAAGAATAATCCTGCCTGTTGTActcttctctccttcctgatgTGCTACAATGTCATCTCAGTCATAAGCAAGAGAGGCAAGATTAGGAGAAAGATAAGGGCTCCCCTGACCTGGGACAGCCCCATGAAGTCACTCTGGAGTTGCTTTATGGACCTGGCCTGTCTTCTTTGGGCTATTCACTAATTCCAGTGTTGTTGCAGAGAGCAGGGGGTGAGGAGGGGAAGCATATCCTTCACTAAATATAGACTGCAGATTAGAGAAACTAATTAATAGCCTTGACATTTCTGGGACAGAAATCTTTTCCACTGGGTAAGCCTTAATTATTTCATAGAATAATTCATCTGTCAAATAGTTTGAAGTAGGACAATATTTACTTGAAAACATTAATACAGTAACAAAATATTTAAACACTGTACTTAcatgtaaatgtgtgtgtgttcaaGTGCCAATCATATACATTCTTTATTTGTAATTGTactttaattgtaatattagaaTTTTGCAATCAGAAGTTCTTTtgctatttgaaaaaaataagctTGATTTgggtctaagattttttttttaatccttgtgTCTCAAAAATTCCACATCAAAGTATAAAATAGAGAAGAGTTTATATTCATACTCTGGAGGAAAACATTAGATTGTGCATTCATTCTGTAGGCCTTAAAATTTCTTTTGCATTTCTAAAGTTGGGTGGCTGGTGATGTAAATTATCTCAAATAAATCTGACTTATTCAGCAGTTTATTGAAGCAGTTGTAGATAAAATGGTGTGCTTTATCACATGCAGTTACTTTGAAGTAAGATATTTGGTGGCAAAAGCTGTAATATGACTATATATATCATGAATAGTATCTTGagacaaaaattaagaaacaaattAACCATttttagccaaaaaaaaaaaaaaaaaagggacacaGAGCATGGTTCTGAGCTACTCTAAGTCCAATATCAGTAAAAGAAAGAAGCCACAATATATGGTGGCTATATAAAGTAGGGGAGGTCATAGTTCAAAGTCGATTGCAAAGGCCATTTTTAAGACTGTATGCCTTTTGATTCACACACAGATATCCATAGCATTTGAAAAGGCAAAATGAACAAGCTGTTAAAAAGATTACAAATATTAGTTAACTGAATAACAGCCTATATGCCACTTCTTAAGAATTGTTTTCCAAAAAAAATCCACTTAATTTTCCTCCCTAACCCCAGACAGAGATAATTGCATTACCTTTGAACTTTTAAAATGTTGCTTATAAAGTACTTATTATCTGTATCAGGTGGTTTGTTGTCTTGGCACCTGACCTCTTGAGCAGATCATGAGTAACTTAAAAGCAGGGCACATCTGTTCTCTCCCTGCTAAACTCTAGCAGAAGGCAACTAAAGTCTTTATGGACTCAAAGTCATTGTTTTGAACTGGTGGACGCCAGACCATATTACCCGTATAAGAGACCCTGGGACACCTACTAAAGCATACATTCACAAATCTTGTCCTTGATCTACAGAATCAGAATCACTGGGGACAGAGTCTAGGACTTTATATTTAACATGCATCCAAGGTGAATCTTACATACATTAAAGTTTAGAATCACTGTTCTTAATCACCTAAATTAACCAATATGTGATACGCTTTGGTATTAGTCTATTTTAAAGAAGGTTTAAAAATTACTTCAAAATTTGACACTCATGAAAGTTTTTTACCCTTTATCTCACAATAATTTAGGAATTAATCTGGATTTCTGCACCCTGCCTATTGTATTTCCAATTCTTGATATATGTTCACAACTGGATCAGATGTTGTAGAAGAAGAGAAGTTTTCTTCATTGAGACATATGCTCAAGTGAATTCATTATCATCTATTATATGGCTGTAGTATGTTTTGCAGCCTTGCTTCACAGAGGACAAAATATTGGATGAATAGAGGTACCCTAGTCAGGCTGTGATCCCTGGCATTGTGTTTATATTACCTCAGTTTCTTCTTTATCATACAACTCTAACCCCATAACAAGGTGGAGAGTATATCACCAGATTATATGCACacaggaaaggagaaagaaatctctggatttctttttcatatacACCTTTTGTTCATATACATACTGTGATATGTCTCATAATAAGTGGCAAAGAGTATGAAGCAAACTAATTATTTCTCATTAACCTTAGTAGGAAGACAGTGCCATTACACATGTATTTGTTAGAAAGAGAAACTCTTGTCCTATTGAGAATCATAATGTGTGAATCATTTAAGCAGTCCAGTTTGAGAAAATTATTTATACTGTGGGAGtttagttgtttttattttcacagttaCTTGAACAATTTAGTACTATATAGTGTAATAACATGACAAATTAAATGGCATGTATTTGCTGTTATCAATGCACCCTCTCTACTTATTTTATTGGATGATTTCCCATGTTAACTCATATTTACATAGATAGCAATTATTTTTCTAGTAACATATACTTAAGGATTCTTCATAAAAGTATATTCAATCTGGATTTATATTATGCATaatacaaattatttatttatgttgggATCCCTGGCAACACAGCACAGTGTCTGGCATGCAGACCTGGGCTGAATCATGCTTGAGTTCTGAGTCAAAAACCAATGAATAGGAGCTTTTGCAAACTTGTTGAGTAGCTTGTTTTCTGTTCAATCCTGGGGTCTTCATCACATCATAAACAAGCATGGAGAGATGCTTCAAAGTTAGCACAGCATATTTTTGGTTATTTTATACCAACATTTCCACTTAGTACATCTCTTTAGTATATCTACCATGGCCTCATAATAAATTTGATGTTGATGAGAAGATGAAGATGTCGTTTTAGTTTATAAATAAAGTAGTCAATCACATTAGTTCCTTATTTGCATTAAAGATTACCTTTTGCAAAAATTTTGTTTAGGGACTCAGCATTAATAAACtaataaatgacaaaataaatcaagaaaatatTTCCTTTCATAATTTCGGCCATCCCCATGATTGCTGTTCATGTTTGAAGGAGCAAGGGCTGTGATGTTCTTTATAATTAGAATGCATA encodes:
- the Gpr15 gene encoding G-protein coupled receptor 15 — its product is MDPEATSVYLDYYYATSPNSDGKETHSHIPYTSVFLPIFYTAVFLTGVLGNLILIGALYFKRGSRRLIDIFIINLAASDFIFLVTLPLWVDKEASLGLWRTGSFLCKGSSYMISVNMHCSVFLLTCMSVDRYLAIMCPAISRKFRRRDCAYGVCTCVWLVSCLLGLPTVLSRELTLIDGKPYCAEKRATSAKLTWALVTLIFTFFVPLLSIVTCYCCITRKLCVHYQQSGKHNKKLRKSIKIIFIVVTAFVFSWLPFNTFKLLAIISGLQPKLHFSSALLQRGMEVSGPLAFANSCVNPVIYYVFDSYIRRAVVRCLCPCLKNYDFGSSTETSDSHLTKALSNLIHTEDFVRRRKRSVSL